Proteins from one Leptonema illini DSM 21528 genomic window:
- a CDS encoding anti-sigma factor antagonist (This anti-anti-sigma factor, or anti-sigma factor antagonist, belongs to a family that includes characterized members SpoIIAA, RsbV, RsfA, and RsfB.): protein MKFSLHLEQRQVSDQEPALQHLLVRLVSPPVDEAGPHTPLRVALAIDRSKSMHGEKLASVIEAANALVNWLTRNDSLAVVAYDTNVEVIQPLLPLTDKFSVTQRIESIRAGSSTNLSGGWLQALRMIEEEPSAEKTAVRRVILLTDGMANAGIVNPAELRRIARDHLQRNISTTAMGFGRDFSELTLREIASEGGGNFYFIEGPEQASSVFFQEFGEIAALYGQGLEIRLHFAPGVTVKELLNEIPHEQHGSELILRPGDVRSDDLMNLVLVIEIDGRSILPEQPLVTAECSFYNVRQGAKMERLSAVASAQVGTPTEEFDPEVRLEAIIASAGRVLLEASRLSAEKDLASARELIRRKRQQIEESFDLDSELLHRLHERLGMTERNLDENIGLLSKRLMAEAESMGRRDLRRVSGYHDQIFELTLSEQLDLYRCPDLKGAVRRAMENGYRFAVFDMTDLSYVDSSGIGALIQIFNWLKSRGGLLVLSNVQGGVERIFQMSKLDEFFVLRDSPLSARMLIEELLAGQGGN from the coding sequence GATGAAGCGGGTCCGCACACCCCTCTGCGCGTGGCGCTGGCCATCGATCGCAGCAAATCGATGCATGGCGAAAAACTGGCCTCGGTGATTGAAGCGGCGAATGCTCTCGTCAACTGGCTTACACGCAACGATTCATTGGCCGTCGTCGCTTATGATACGAACGTCGAGGTGATCCAGCCGCTCCTGCCGCTCACCGACAAGTTTTCGGTAACGCAGCGCATCGAGTCCATTCGAGCGGGCTCTTCGACGAATCTGAGCGGTGGCTGGCTACAGGCACTGCGTATGATAGAAGAAGAGCCGTCCGCAGAGAAAACGGCCGTGCGCCGGGTCATACTGCTGACCGACGGTATGGCCAATGCCGGCATAGTCAATCCGGCCGAGCTGCGACGCATCGCCCGCGATCATTTGCAGCGCAATATCAGCACGACGGCGATGGGATTCGGGCGTGACTTCTCGGAGCTGACGCTGCGCGAGATTGCCAGCGAAGGCGGCGGCAATTTCTACTTTATCGAGGGGCCCGAACAGGCCAGCTCTGTCTTTTTTCAGGAGTTCGGCGAGATCGCAGCCCTGTACGGACAGGGCCTTGAGATCCGACTGCATTTTGCTCCGGGGGTGACGGTAAAAGAGCTTCTGAATGAGATCCCCCATGAACAGCATGGCAGCGAACTGATTCTGCGGCCCGGCGATGTTCGTTCTGATGATCTGATGAATCTCGTGCTCGTCATCGAGATCGATGGCCGCTCCATTTTGCCCGAACAGCCCCTTGTGACGGCGGAGTGCTCGTTCTATAACGTGCGTCAGGGGGCGAAGATGGAGCGGCTTTCGGCCGTGGCCTCCGCACAGGTCGGAACTCCGACCGAAGAATTCGACCCCGAGGTGCGCCTCGAAGCCATCATCGCCTCAGCGGGCCGCGTGCTGCTCGAAGCATCCCGCCTTTCCGCCGAGAAAGACCTTGCCTCGGCTCGTGAACTCATCCGACGTAAGCGCCAGCAGATCGAAGAATCGTTTGATCTGGACTCCGAGCTGCTGCACCGACTGCACGAACGACTGGGCATGACGGAACGCAATCTCGACGAGAATATCGGTCTTCTCAGCAAGCGCCTGATGGCAGAGGCCGAATCGATGGGGCGCCGGGATCTGCGCCGGGTGTCGGGATACCATGATCAGATTTTTGAGCTGACCCTTTCGGAGCAGCTGGACCTCTACAGATGCCCTGATCTGAAAGGGGCGGTTCGGCGGGCCATGGAAAACGGCTATCGTTTTGCCGTCTTTGACATGACAGATCTGTCTTATGTCGACTCATCGGGTATTGGAGCCCTGATTCAGATCTTCAACTGGCTGAAAAGTCGGGGTGGTCTGCTTGTTCTCTCTAATGTGCAGGGCGGCGTGGAACGCATCTTTCAGATGAGCAAGCTCGACGAGTTTTTCGTGCTACGGGACAGCCCGCTTTCGGCGCGCATGCTCATCGAAGAACTGCTTGCCGGGCAGGGAGGAAATTGA
- a CDS encoding tetratricopeptide repeat protein, which produces MKRSAVLFLLFVLTLSLQAQPAEMPETSEQPAQPVRPTKKEEKTFPVLSSVGLRNQSGEQLFQAQARADFALALELKDRRNYSSALRRFQDFRLLYPAHPQTAIVVGHIADIYERLSQPDRALAELRKYLKTFNGAPQASAQPLLARLADLEYRLGQWPQSIATYELLLAAFPASAEAELAGRRLAEMQAEPEPTESEGEKQPAPRTDNETTPGKAPKNDESSLDRLGEGLDIEN; this is translated from the coding sequence ATGAAACGCTCTGCCGTTCTTTTCTTACTTTTTGTCCTGACGCTCTCTCTGCAGGCTCAGCCTGCAGAGATGCCCGAAACGTCCGAGCAGCCGGCGCAGCCCGTAAGGCCGACGAAAAAAGAAGAGAAGACCTTCCCGGTCCTTTCCAGCGTCGGATTGAGAAATCAATCGGGCGAGCAGCTCTTTCAGGCGCAGGCGAGGGCCGATTTTGCGCTCGCCCTTGAGCTGAAGGATCGTCGGAATTATTCCTCCGCCCTGCGTCGCTTTCAGGATTTTCGCCTTCTTTACCCGGCGCATCCGCAGACGGCCATCGTCGTCGGCCATATCGCCGATATCTATGAACGGCTTTCACAGCCCGACCGCGCCCTCGCCGAGCTTCGCAAGTACCTGAAGACCTTTAACGGAGCGCCCCAGGCTTCGGCGCAGCCGCTGCTTGCACGTCTGGCCGATCTCGAGTACCGCCTCGGACAGTGGCCGCAGAGCATTGCCACGTATGAACTGCTGCTGGCAGCCTTTCCAGCCTCTGCTGAGGCCGAGCTGGCAGGCCGCCGACTTGCAGAGATGCAGGCCGAGCCCGAGCCGACAGAATCTGAAGGTGAAAAGCAGCCCGCCCCGCGAACCGATAACGAGACCACCCCGGGCAAAGCCCCGAAGAATGATGAATCATCACTTGACAGGTTGGGCGAAGGTCTTGATATTGAAAATTAA
- a CDS encoding cyclic nucleotide-binding domain-containing protein, giving the protein MSLQIVKFNPQAYIIIEGQEELKEFYIIQSGQVRTYKSTPVYGDDKPTVLGPGDFFGVESAMSGHKPIEVAQALTPVSAIKVKNDQFGLLIQKSAPLAMKIIRSFSMKLRAFDTAITRLSFRNALDEDPSHLFELGESWFKKNRLDHAAYAFQRYLQYCPKGEHVSQSKMYLQKMNRPLQAPPVADKNMNRVYPKDKIVFCENEPGYELYIIQGGSVMITKLVNGQEVMLAVLATGDIFGEMAILDNKPRSASAIVAEDTRMMAINKANFEGLVKSNPNVAVKLITLLSERIWTAYRQLANLTIDDPVGRLYDMLLIQVEKNKTPIKAKTTHDFNFGAEDLLKMVGFDPQNDQQYVASLINKHRWLRLDQGTLKCYDLPELEKQVDFYRKQVQRKRQKAAAM; this is encoded by the coding sequence ATGTCATTACAGATTGTAAAATTCAATCCGCAGGCCTATATCATCATCGAAGGCCAGGAGGAGCTCAAGGAGTTTTACATCATCCAGAGCGGGCAGGTGCGAACCTATAAGAGCACTCCGGTCTACGGTGATGATAAACCTACTGTGCTCGGCCCCGGCGATTTCTTCGGCGTCGAATCGGCCATGTCGGGGCATAAGCCTATCGAGGTTGCCCAGGCCCTCACTCCCGTTTCGGCGATCAAAGTAAAGAACGACCAGTTCGGCCTTTTGATTCAGAAGAGCGCCCCTCTGGCCATGAAGATCATCCGATCGTTTTCGATGAAGCTGCGAGCCTTCGATACGGCCATCACGCGGCTGTCGTTTCGAAACGCGCTTGATGAAGATCCGAGCCATCTCTTTGAGCTGGGTGAATCCTGGTTCAAAAAAAACCGTCTCGATCATGCGGCCTACGCCTTCCAGCGCTATCTGCAATACTGCCCCAAAGGGGAGCATGTCAGCCAATCGAAGATGTATTTGCAGAAGATGAATCGTCCTCTGCAGGCGCCTCCGGTGGCCGATAAAAACATGAACCGGGTTTATCCTAAAGATAAGATCGTCTTCTGCGAGAACGAGCCCGGTTATGAGCTCTATATTATTCAGGGTGGCAGCGTCATGATCACCAAGCTCGTGAACGGGCAGGAGGTCATGCTGGCCGTTCTTGCAACGGGCGACATCTTCGGCGAGATGGCCATCCTCGATAACAAGCCGCGCAGCGCCTCGGCCATCGTCGCCGAAGATACGCGCATGATGGCCATCAACAAGGCCAACTTCGAAGGCCTCGTAAAAAGCAATCCCAATGTCGCGGTCAAACTGATCACACTGCTTTCAGAGCGCATCTGGACGGCCTATCGCCAGCTTGCGAACCTGACGATCGATGATCCGGTCGGCCGTCTCTATGACATGCTTCTGATCCAGGTCGAGAAGAACAAGACGCCCATCAAGGCGAAGACGACGCATGACTTCAACTTCGGCGCCGAAGATCTTCTGAAAATGGTCGGATTCGATCCGCAGAACGATCAGCAGTATGTGGCCAGCCTGATCAACAAACATCGCTGGCTGCGTCTTGATCAGGGCACGCTGAAGTGCTATGATCTGCCCGAGCTCGAGAAGCAGGTGGATTTCTACCGCAAACAGGTGCAGCGCAAGCGTCAGAAAGCCGCTGCAATGTGA